Part of the Coriobacteriaceae bacterium genome is shown below.
CAGAACTTCGTGATCGTAGTAGGTAAACGCCTCGTAGATAAGTGGGTCCGAGAGGCAAATGCCGCACCGGCGCTCGACCTCGGTCTGGTAAAACTCAAGATTGGTGCGATTGTCCGTGCTGCTGCGGCGATTGGCGTTGAGGTCGACCAGGATGGTGCCGAGGCGCGCCATCGTGCCCCCGCGGCTGCGACGTCCGATATCCGCGAGCATCGACGAGACATCCTTAAAATAGCGAAGGATGAACGCGTTGAGGTTGATGCTAAGAAGCGTCTCGTCCATATCGAAAACGACTGCTTTGAGCACGCGGGCACCTTTCTCGAAAAATCGTTCCAGAATCGTATGTCTGGGATACTTTACCCCAAAGCAGTGTGCCTAGCTGCTCATCGTCAACTTGTGGAGACAGTCGTTCACAAGATTGCGAAAAAGTCTCCATACGAGTAAAAAATCGCAGTTCACGCTTGAAATCGAAGCGATTTCCCCGTAATCTATACGGATGTGATTGCATAAGCGTCACATCAGTATCTGTCGGCTCCCGAGTGTTCCTAAACGTTGTGTGCTTGTCGCACCCATCTGTAGGTCCTAGCAATCGGGGCCCCGTAGTTCGAAAGGGGTCCACCTTTGAGTGAGATTCAGAACTCGTCCATTTTCTCTCTTGACGATGTCAACGAGGAGGAGATGAACAACCTCATCGACGGTACGATTACCGACTTTGATGAGGGCGATCTCGTTAACGGCACTGTCGTTAAGATCGAGCATGACGAGGTACTCGTTGACATCGGATTCAAGTCCGAGGGCGTTATCCCGGTCCGCGAGCTGTCCATCCGCAAGGACGCTAACCCTGCAGACATCGTTGCACTCGGTGATCCCATCGAGGCCCTGGTTCTCCAGAAGGAGGACAAGGACGGTCGTCTGGTCCTGTCCAAGAAGCGTGCCGAGTACGAGCGTGCTTGGAACCGCATCGAGGAGAAGTTCAACTCCGGCGAGAACGTCGAGGGCGAGGTTATCGAGGTTGTCAAGGGCGGCCTGATCCTCGACATCGGCCTGCGCGGCTTCCTGCCCGCTTCCCTCGTCGACCTCCGTCGCGTCAAGGACCTCACCTCCTACATGGGCACCCGCATCGAGGCCCGCGTCATCGAGATGGACCGCAACCGCAACAACGTCGTCCTCTCCCGTCGCGTCGTGCTCGAGGAGTCCCGTAAGGCCGAGCGCTCCGAGATCCTGTCCAAGCTCAAGTCTGGCATGCGTCTCCAGGGCACCGTTTCCTCCATCGTCGACTTCGGCGCCTTCGTCGACCTCGGCGGTATCGACGGCCTCATCCACATCTCCGAGCTCTCCTGGAACCACGTCAACCATCCTTCCGAGGTTGTCAAGGTCGGCCAGGAGGTCGAGGTCGAGGTTCTCGACGTCGATCTCAACCGCGAGCGCATCTCCCTGGGTCTCAAGCAGACCACCGAGGATCCGTGGCGCGCACTGGTCAAGAAGTACCCCGTCGGCGCTATCGTCGAGGGCACGGTGACCAAGCTTGTCCCGTTTGGCGCTTTCGTCGACCTGGGCGAGGGCATCGAGGGCCTGGTGCACATCTCCGAGATGGCCAACAAGCACGTCGATCAGCCTTCTCAGGTCACCCACGTGGGCGACAAGGTTCAGGTGAAGGTCATGGAGATCGACCTCGACCGTCGTCGTATCTCCCTGTCCATGAAGTCCGCTGCTGAGACTCTGGGTGTCGAGATCGAGGTTACCCCGCTGCCTTCCGAGAAGAAGGACGAGGAGACCGACGCCGAGTAAATCGGTTTGACGATCACTTGTTTTAAGGGATCCGTCCGTAATGGACGGGTCCCTTTTTACATTTGGCACCGAGATGCGCAATGCTGCCGGGCTGTCCACAGGCTATTGGATTGTCGGTGCATGAAAAAAGCCGACATCCCGCCTCGGGGAGGAGGCGGGAACACACCGAGTAGACGGAGGGGTGCGGAGCGCGGTCGCGTCTCGACTGACGACGTTGCCCATCGACAGGATCATTGTAACGCATGGCGGTTCTTGGTTTATCGTGTCGAGCGTTTGCGTTGTGCCATTGCCTGCGGTAACGGTGTGTTACACTCTTGCACTGCTGAGTGGGCCAGACGGTCGCGCGATGTGCTGCTTGCAGTACGCGTGAGGAAAGTCCGGGCTCCAGAGGGCGGGATGCCGGCTAACGGCCGGGCGGAGTGATCCGACGGAAAGCGCCGCAGAAAAGAAGACTCCCACCTGCGCCGCAAGGCGTAAAGGGAAAAGCTGAAACGGTGGTGTAAGAGACCACCAGCGTCGTGGCAACATGGCGGCTTGGCAAGCCCCATCCGGAGCAAGCGCGAATAGGAACGCTATGGGCCGGCCCGGTCCGCGTTCGGGTAGCGTGCGTGGAGCTGCACGGTAACGTGCAGACAAGATAAATGACCGTTCACGACAGAACCCGGCTTACAGGCCCACTTGGCATTTTTGTTACCCTGACAATCGGTACGGCCTTTGCCGTATTATTGAGGCTGTTTGTTGCTGCGCTTTATTTTGTTGAGGGGCTTTGTTGGACAGCTATTTTACTCTGCAATCGAATATTGAGGCTTCGGGCGAGTTTGTGGACCGCAAGAGCCGGTTTATTGCCCAGCTGGTCCATATTGAGTCCGAGGACGAGGCGAATGCCTTTATCGAGATGGTTCGCAAGCGTCATTACGACGCTCGACACAATGTTCCCGCGTGGATTTTGGTCGATGGGCGTGAGCGCCAGAGCGATGATGGTGAGCCGAGCCGTACGAGCGGCATGCCGACGCTCGAGGTGCTGCGCGGAGCGGGGCTCAAAAATGTTTGCTGCGTAGTGACGCGCTATTTTGGTGGTACGTTGTTGGGACCTGGTGGCTTGGTACGCGCCTATACCGCGGCGACGCAGACGGCGGTGGCTGCGGCTCAGGAAGCCGGGCAGATCGTTGAGATGACGAGCGTCGTGCCGGTTGATGTGCGTGTGGCCTATCCACAGTATGAGCAAGTGCTTCGTTTGGCCCAGGATTCGGATGCCAAGGTTTCGGATACCGATTACGCGGATGCCGTGACGATTCATTTGGTGTTTAAGGCGGGGGAGCAGGAGCCGTTTTGCGCTAAGATGCGCGAGCTTATGGCGGGGCGTGAGGAGATTGAGGTCGGCGCTCCCGAATTTGCCGAGTTCTAACGACGACGGCCGGCGTGCTTTTGGATGAATCCCAAGCGCGCCGGCCGTCGTTTTATGTTGTCGCCGTTTACTCGGCGAGCTGCTTTAGCACATCGCAGGCGATGTCGACGGCGTCGTCGATGCAGCCGGGGCAGCTGCGGAGCGGACCCTGGTCCGATCCGACGCCTTTGAGCGTGCCGCAGACGGTCGTGGTGTTCTTCTCGCCAAAGCGCTTGGCAATCTCGCGCGACAGCTTGTAGGTCTGGCCCTTGGTCTTGGGGTTCTCCATACCGTCGCTCATCACAAAGCCCATGATGGCCACGGCGCCCGAGATGGCGCCGCAGGTCTCGGTCATGCCGCCCATGCCGGCGCCAAAGCCCTCGGTGAGGGTAAAGGCGATCTGGGGGTCGAGCCCCACAGCGGGCGCGAGCGTGCAAGCGACAGCCTGGGCGCAGTTAAAGCCGCGGGCGTGGTACTCGGCAGCCTGAGCCTGGCAGGCGGCAGTGTTGAGCTGGGTGGTATCGATCTGCTTCATCGTTGTCTCCTTGTTCATGGTGTACCCGCCTATGGTACCCTTGCCGGCGCATTCGCTTATCGAGACCGCAGTGCATATCTCATTGTTTTTCGCCATTGAACACTTTCTTAAGATTTGGGACAAATAAACCTGATTAATTTGTCCCATAACCTATCGGCGGGATGGGTTGAGAGGGGTGCGGGGTAGCGGTATCGTGAACCGAATAAAAACAAAACCCAAGTAAGGGAGTTGGATATGAGCGAGCAGACCATCGGTACTACATGTGTTCAGGGCGGCTATCACCCGGGCGACGCGGAGCCGCGCCAGGTGCCCATCTACCAGTCCACCACGTGGAAGTACGACACGTCCGAGCACATGGGCAAGCTGTTTGACCTGGAGGAGTCTGGTTACTTCTACAGTCGTCTGCAGAACCCCACATGCGATCTCGTTGCCGCCAAGATCTGTGAGATGGAGGGCGGCACCGCTGCGATGCTCACGAGTTCGGGCATGGCCGCGAACTTCCTCGCGATCTTTAACGTGGCCGGTGCCGGCGATCATGTGGTCGCTAGCTCTGCTATTTATGGCGGTACGTATAACCTGCTCGCCCACACCATGGGCCGCATGGGCGTGACTTGCACGTTTGTCGCCCCCGACTGCACCGATGAGGAGCTGGAGGCAGCCTTCCGGCCCAACACCAAACTCGTCTTTGGCGAGACGATCGCCAACCCCGCCCTTGCCGTGCTCGATATTGAGCGCTTTGCCAAGGCCGCACATGACCACGGCGTGCCGCTGATGGTCGACAACACCTTCCCGACGCCCGTGATGTGCCGTCCCTTTGAGTGGGGCGCCGACATCGTTACGCACTCCACCACCAAGTACATGGATGGACATGCTGCCTACCTGGGTGGCGTGATCGTCGACCACGGCCAGTTTGACTGGATGGCCCATGCAGACAAGTTCCCGGGTCTCACCACGCCCGACGAGAGCTATCACGGCGTGACCTATGCCGAGAAGTTCGGTCGCGAGGGTGCCTTCATTACCAAGGCAACCGCTCAGCTCATGCGCGACCTCGGCCCCATGCAGAACCCGCAGGCGGCGTTTTTCCTGAATAGCTCGCTCGAGAGCCTGCATGTGCGTATGCCGCGTCATTGTGAGAACGGCCTGGCCGTTGCCAAGTTCCTGCAGAGCCATCCCAAGGTGCGCTTTGTGAGCTATCCGGGCCTGGAGGGCGATAAGTACTATGACCTGGCTCAGAAGTACATGCCCAACGGTACCTGCGGCGTCGTGAGCTTTGGCTTTAACGGTGGTCGCGCGGCGGCCGAGACCTTTATGAAGAGCCTCAAGCTCGCCCAGATCGCCACGCACGTGGCCGACGCCCGCACTTGCTGCCTGCATCCCGCTAATGCCACGCATCGCCAGATGAACGATGAGGAGCTCATCGCCTGTGGCATCTCCGCCGACATGGTGCGCCTGTCGTGCGGCCTCGAGGATACGGCCGATCTGATTGCCGACCTTGAGCAGGCGCTCGAGCAGTGCTAGGCTAGCGTTCGCATAAGGCGCCGATGCTGGCAGAAAGCTTCGGCGATCTTTCGTTCCGATTCCGTAGGCGGGACCCCAATCGCGACTGTTTGTAGGCGATTGGGGCCCCGTTTTTGCGTTGCGCCACTCGAAAGGATGGATATGGAGAAAACCGCAGAGCAGCTGCGCCGCGAGCACATTGCCCTTGAGGGCGACACCCATGGCAAGAACAAATGGGCGATTCTGTTTACCGTGCTCATCATGACGTTTATGTCGTGTCTGGATTCGACCGTCGTGACCGTGGCGTTGCCCGTGATGCAAAAGGAGCTGGGCGTGGGCCTCGACCGCATCCAGCTGGTGAGCTCGGTGTACCTGCTTGCGACATGCGTGGCTATGCTGCCGTTTGGCCGCTTGGGCGACGTGCGCGGCAAGGTGGGCGTATTCCAGCTGGGCGTAATCGTTTTTACGGCTGGCTCGCTGCTTTGCGGCCTTTCGAGTTCGCTCGAAGTTCTTATTCTGGCACGCATTGTGCAGGGCGTCGGCTGCGCAGCGGCCATGGCCAACAACATGGGTATCATCACCGAGTCGTTTCCGGCGCGCGAACGAGGCCGTGCCATGGGTATTCTCGCGACCTTCGTGGCCCTCGGCATGATGTGTGGCCCCGTACTCGGCGGCGTGCTGGTGGCAAGCTTTCCCTGGGAGAGCATCTTCCTCATCAACCTGCCCATTGGCGTCATCTCGTTTATCGTGGGGTTCTCCACGCTGCCGCATGTTAAGCCGGAGGCCGGCGAGCGCCCCATGTCCCTGATCGAGGCTGCTCGTCGCTGCTTTGCAAATTCGGCCTTCACCATCAACCTCGCCTGCATGCTCATCGTGTTCGTTGGTATTGGCGCATCAGAGTTTATCCTGCCGTTCTATTTTCAGGACGCCCACGGATTTGGTTCCGACATTTCCGGATTGCTCTTTTTGGCGCTGCCGATGGTGAATGCCTTTATCGGCCCGCTTTCGGGTACGGTTTCGGACCGTGTTGGCTGCGAGGGTCCCACGGCGGTCGGCCTAGGCGTGTACGTATGCGGTCTTTTTGCGGTAAGCACGCTCGACGAGTACTCTTCCATCCCTGTGATCGTGTGCTGCGTCGCGTTTATGTCGTGCGGCACGTCGATTTTCCAGAGCCCCAATAACTCGCTGTATATGGGCTCGGCTCCGCGCGAGGCACTCGGCTTTGCAGGTAGCTTGGGCAGCTTGGCGCGCTATGCGGGCATGGCGCTGGGTATTACGGCAGGTTCGCATATCCTCTATGGGCAGATGAGCGTGGCGATGGGCGAGGCCGTGACCAGTTTTGTTGCAGGCCGTCCGGATGTATTCCTATTCGGCTTTCGCTCGGTGTTCTACGTGCTTATGGCTGTGGCCGCTGTGGGCTTTGCGCTTGCCATGGTGCGTTTGGTGAAGATGCGCGCCCGCCATTAGCGTGTTGGGAGGCTGTCTGCCACGATTCGCGCCGTCCCAAAAAGACTGGTTTGTGGTGCGATGCGGCTTGTGGGGCGGGCGGGGGTCGGTCCGTGGTAGACTATCGAACAACGTTTATTAATCGCGCGGTATCGTTGCCGCGAGAAGGGGTTGCGCCATGCAGGAGCTTGAGGATCGTATTCGCCATGACGGCATCGTAAAGGCCGGTAACGTCCTTAAGGTTGATGCCTTCCTCAACCACCAATGCGACGTTGAGCTGTTCGACCACATGGGCGCCGAGTGGGCCCGTCTGTTCGAGGGCGTCGAGATCAACAAGATCCTGACGATCGAGGCTTCGGGCATTGGCATGGCTTGCATTGCAGCCCAGCATTTTGGCGGCGTGCCGGTGGTCTTTGCCAAGAAGGCACAGTCCATCAACCTCGACGGCGAGCAGTATGCCACGACCATCTACTCCTTTACCAAGCAGAAGGAGTACCCGGTCATCGTTGGCAAGCGCTTCCTGTCCGAGGGCGACAAGGTCCTGATTATCGACGACTTCCTGGCCAACGGCTGCGCGCTTGAGGGCCTTATTAAGATTTGTGAGGCTGCGGGCGCCGAAGTTGCCGGCATTGGCATCGCCGTTGAGAAGGGCTTCCAGGGCGGCGGCGATAAGCTCCGTAAGCGCGGCTTCCGCGTTGAGAGCCTGGCCCGTATCGCCGATATGGACTGCGACACCGGCGAGATCACCTTCGCTTAAGCGCGTAACACAAGCGATTGGTATGCGATGTGACAAAGGGACTTTCCCTTTGTCACATTTTTTGTATGAGGGGAGGTGTTGATATGGATGAGAACAAGATGGGATGGCGCGAGTATGCGCGCTATGCCGAGATGTCGGTCGAGAGGTTGGCACGCGACTGCGAGGTTCAGGTGTTTCGCGCGACAGGTCCGGGCGGACAGGGCGTGAACACGACGGACTCGGCGGTGCGTATGAAGCATGGGCCCACGGGGATTGTTGTGACGGCGCGCGAGAGCCGTAGTCAGTTTCAGAATCGCGCGAGCTGCCTGCGTAAGCTGCGCGCTGAGCTGGAGCGTCGCGGGCGTCCACCGCGCCGACGCGTAAAGACTAAGGTGCCTCTGCGCTCTCGCCAGCGCAGGCTCAATGACAAGCACTTCAACGCGATTAAAAAGGCCAACCGTCGCAAGCCGGGGAGCGACGAGTAGCCGATTGTTTCGCTGGTCTTGCTAGCGGGTGGGGTGCCAGACTTGGAGGGCGCCGGGTAGGATGTCGACTTCGATGCGCGAGGCGACGATGGGCTCGCCGTCGGCCTGAATGGGGTAGTCGGGCTCCTCAAAGGTGAACTCGGCATGGCGGCAGCGGCGCATGCGAATCGGCGGCAGTTTGGTATGGTGGCCGTCTTTGGCCGAAAGGAACATGGGCAGGGCAACCGCGCGTGGGACGGGACCGCAGGCGTAGCAGACGTCGAGTATGCCATCGCAGGGATCGGCATCGGGGCAGATACGATAACCCGAGCCATACGTGGGCCCCAGCTGAATCGCCATGATAATCGCCCTCACGCGCTCGGCGGGCGTGCCGTCAAAGCTGGCTGTCATGGGGTAGTTGCGATAGCGCAGACCAAACTGCTCAAGTCCCGAGAGGGTGTAGAGAGGAGCGCCCGTCAAGCCGGTCTTTTTGCGCAGTTCGGTGGTGCCAAGGCCGATGGCAGCGTCGATGCCGACCGAGAGCGTCTGGTCGTAGTACTCAACGGTAGCCTCGCCGCTGCCGCTCGCAGGGCTCCACGAGCGAATGCGCCCGATGTCCTGACGCTGCAGCTCGCAGGTGAGCAGCGCGCCAAAATCCTTGCCGGAGAAATCGTCGATGCCGAGCGCCTGGGCAAAATCGTTGCCGGAGCCCACGGGCAGGACGGCAAGAGCGGGGCGGGCGTCCTCCTTTTGCGTCATAAGCCCGTTGACGACCTCGTGAATCACGCCGTCGCCGCCGAGTGCGATAACGGTGCGATAGCCCTGAGCCTGTGCGGCCAGCTCCTTGGCGTGTCCCATACGCTCGGTCAACACCAGGTCAAACTGGGATGCGCGTGCAGTCATGTCCAAAAAGCGTTGCAGACGTTCGGCAACTTCGCGTGCCGCACCCGACTGGGCGGCTGGGTTGGCGATGATGAGCGTGCGACCAAAATCAGTTGCGTGCATGGGGCGACTCCCGGCGTGTGACATGACGGTGCGGTCGCGCTCGGGTTACGTTGCCCCGATTGTGGCTGCACGGCGATTATTACATCTACTCTATCAGGTCGTTGTGGCGCTCGATAGCGTCCGCTACCGTACCGCCCTCATCCACAATAAGCGAACGGCGCTTGGGTGAGATGATGCGCTGGGCGGGGTACACGCCGCGGTGTCCGCCGGTTAGGTAGCTGATAAAGGCCACGATGACAAAGAACCCGGCGGCCGTTCCGTGGAACAGATCGATGGCCATCATACAGGTGGTGATGGGCACGTTGAGGCCGGCGCAGAACACGCCGAGCATGCCGAGAGCCGCCAGAAAACTGGGGTCAAGCCCGGTAAGGCAACCGATCCAGCCACCGAGTGCCGCACCGATGCCAAACAGGGGCGTGACCTCGCCGCCTTGGAAGCCCGCGCCCAGGGTAAGCGCTGTGACGACCAACTTGATGGCTGCGTCCGCCAGGGTGGTGTTGCCTGCAAATCCGGCGCCGGAAAGCCACGTGGAAAGGCCGGCGTAGTCCCAGGCGTCGAGGAGGGCATAGGCGGCCAAAACCACGAGTGCGCCTATGAGTGCGCGGACGAGGTAATTGGTGATAAAGCGACCGTACAGGCTTTTGACGGTTCGAACCGACCAGGCAAAGAGGCGTGCCGTCAGGCCGAAGATAATTGCGCTGATAACAACGATGACAACCGTCCGTGGTGTCATGTTGGGAACGCTGGCGATGACATTCGCCTCGTACTCGGTTCCCAAGGCAAGCGACGTAAAGTAGCCGGTAAACGAGGCGACCAGGCAGTAGATGCCCGCGGTGTAGTCGATCTTTCCGATAAAGCACATCTCCATGCCAAAGAAAGCTCCGGCAAGGGGCGAACCGAATACGGCGCCAAAGGCCG
Proteins encoded:
- the rpsA gene encoding 30S ribosomal protein S1, whose translation is MSEIQNSSIFSLDDVNEEEMNNLIDGTITDFDEGDLVNGTVVKIEHDEVLVDIGFKSEGVIPVRELSIRKDANPADIVALGDPIEALVLQKEDKDGRLVLSKKRAEYERAWNRIEEKFNSGENVEGEVIEVVKGGLILDIGLRGFLPASLVDLRRVKDLTSYMGTRIEARVIEMDRNRNNVVLSRRVVLEESRKAERSEILSKLKSGMRLQGTVSSIVDFGAFVDLGGIDGLIHISELSWNHVNHPSEVVKVGQEVEVEVLDVDLNRERISLGLKQTTEDPWRALVKKYPVGAIVEGTVTKLVPFGAFVDLGEGIEGLVHISEMANKHVDQPSQVTHVGDKVQVKVMEIDLDRRRISLSMKSAAETLGVEIEVTPLPSEKKDEETDAE
- a CDS encoding chloride channel protein, producing the protein MTFTDKPESANEAQDHSQPLDDGGLFSLNDVIMAGRQQLTRSEHLLAADTRRNARNLLASAKLLVLVVIVSLAMGVAAWAFLASLNIATDYREHHAWVYALLPVVGIATAWVYKNHGLAAKRGNNLVIDSALGTRLIHMRMAVLTFVCSTLTHLTGGSAGREGAAVQIGGTIASNISSLAHLKKHDHHDLMLAGISSAFGAVFGSPLAGAFFGMEMCFIGKIDYTAGIYCLVASFTGYFTSLALGTEYEANVIASVPNMTPRTVVIVVISAIIFGLTARLFAWSVRTVKSLYGRFITNYLVRALIGALVVLAAYALLDAWDYAGLSTWLSGAGFAGNTTLADAAIKLVVTALTLGAGFQGGEVTPLFGIGAALGGWIGCLTGLDPSFLAALGMLGVFCAGLNVPITTCMMAIDLFHGTAAGFFVIVAFISYLTGGHRGVYPAQRIISPKRRSLIVDEGGTVADAIERHNDLIE
- a CDS encoding peptide chain release factor-like protein gives rise to the protein MGWREYARYAEMSVERLARDCEVQVFRATGPGGQGVNTTDSAVRMKHGPTGIVVTARESRSQFQNRASCLRKLRAELERRGRPPRRRVKTKVPLRSRQRRLNDKHFNAIKKANRRKPGSDE
- a CDS encoding C-GCAxxG-C-C family protein, with the protein product MKQIDTTQLNTAACQAQAAEYHARGFNCAQAVACTLAPAVGLDPQIAFTLTEGFGAGMGGMTETCGAISGAVAIMGFVMSDGMENPKTKGQTYKLSREIAKRFGEKNTTTVCGTLKGVGSDQGPLRSCPGCIDDAVDIACDVLKQLAE
- a CDS encoding xanthine phosphoribosyltransferase, which gives rise to MQELEDRIRHDGIVKAGNVLKVDAFLNHQCDVELFDHMGAEWARLFEGVEINKILTIEASGIGMACIAAQHFGGVPVVFAKKAQSINLDGEQYATTIYSFTKQKEYPVIVGKRFLSEGDKVLIIDDFLANGCALEGLIKICEAAGAEVAGIGIAVEKGFQGGGDKLRKRGFRVESLARIADMDCDTGEITFA
- a CDS encoding diacylglycerol kinase family protein; translated protein: MHATDFGRTLIIANPAAQSGAAREVAERLQRFLDMTARASQFDLVLTERMGHAKELAAQAQGYRTVIALGGDGVIHEVVNGLMTQKEDARPALAVLPVGSGNDFAQALGIDDFSGKDFGALLTCELQRQDIGRIRSWSPASGSGEATVEYYDQTLSVGIDAAIGLGTTELRKKTGLTGAPLYTLSGLEQFGLRYRNYPMTASFDGTPAERVRAIIMAIQLGPTYGSGYRICPDADPCDGILDVCYACGPVPRAVALPMFLSAKDGHHTKLPPIRMRRCRHAEFTFEEPDYPIQADGEPIVASRIEVDILPGALQVWHPTR
- a CDS encoding O-acetylhomoserine aminocarboxypropyltransferase/cysteine synthase, with amino-acid sequence MSEQTIGTTCVQGGYHPGDAEPRQVPIYQSTTWKYDTSEHMGKLFDLEESGYFYSRLQNPTCDLVAAKICEMEGGTAAMLTSSGMAANFLAIFNVAGAGDHVVASSAIYGGTYNLLAHTMGRMGVTCTFVAPDCTDEELEAAFRPNTKLVFGETIANPALAVLDIERFAKAAHDHGVPLMVDNTFPTPVMCRPFEWGADIVTHSTTKYMDGHAAYLGGVIVDHGQFDWMAHADKFPGLTTPDESYHGVTYAEKFGREGAFITKATAQLMRDLGPMQNPQAAFFLNSSLESLHVRMPRHCENGLAVAKFLQSHPKVRFVSYPGLEGDKYYDLAQKYMPNGTCGVVSFGFNGGRAAAETFMKSLKLAQIATHVADARTCCLHPANATHRQMNDEELIACGISADMVRLSCGLEDTADLIADLEQALEQC
- a CDS encoding MFS transporter, which codes for MEKTAEQLRREHIALEGDTHGKNKWAILFTVLIMTFMSCLDSTVVTVALPVMQKELGVGLDRIQLVSSVYLLATCVAMLPFGRLGDVRGKVGVFQLGVIVFTAGSLLCGLSSSLEVLILARIVQGVGCAAAMANNMGIITESFPARERGRAMGILATFVALGMMCGPVLGGVLVASFPWESIFLINLPIGVISFIVGFSTLPHVKPEAGERPMSLIEAARRCFANSAFTINLACMLIVFVGIGASEFILPFYFQDAHGFGSDISGLLFLALPMVNAFIGPLSGTVSDRVGCEGPTAVGLGVYVCGLFAVSTLDEYSSIPVIVCCVAFMSCGTSIFQSPNNSLYMGSAPREALGFAGSLGSLARYAGMALGITAGSHILYGQMSVAMGEAVTSFVAGRPDVFLFGFRSVFYVLMAVAAVGFALAMVRLVKMRARH
- a CDS encoding YigZ family protein, which encodes MLDSYFTLQSNIEASGEFVDRKSRFIAQLVHIESEDEANAFIEMVRKRHYDARHNVPAWILVDGRERQSDDGEPSRTSGMPTLEVLRGAGLKNVCCVVTRYFGGTLLGPGGLVRAYTAATQTAVAAAQEAGQIVEMTSVVPVDVRVAYPQYEQVLRLAQDSDAKVSDTDYADAVTIHLVFKAGEQEPFCAKMRELMAGREEIEVGAPEFAEF